In Sinorhizobium sojae CCBAU 05684, a single window of DNA contains:
- a CDS encoding ArsR/SmtB family transcription factor, producing the protein MVELEAHRMNSVFHALGDATRRRMLRDLTRGERTVSELAEPFAISLAAASKHIKVLENAGLIRREVRGRTHLCRLDPGPLASAHQWLSFYEQFWSGRLDLLEQLLHEEKAGKSPNPTKGDDK; encoded by the coding sequence ATGGTTGAATTAGAAGCACATCGGATGAACTCCGTCTTTCACGCTCTTGGCGACGCAACGCGTCGGCGGATGCTGCGGGATCTCACTCGTGGCGAGCGAACAGTCAGTGAACTTGCGGAACCCTTCGCGATTTCGCTTGCAGCCGCCTCGAAGCACATCAAGGTTCTCGAGAATGCCGGACTGATCCGCCGAGAGGTACGCGGCCGCACGCACTTGTGCCGCCTGGACCCCGGGCCACTTGCAAGTGCCCACCAGTGGTTGAGCTTCTACGAGCAGTTCTGGAGCGGTCGTCTCGACTTGCTCGAACAGCTTCTCCATGAGGAGAAGGCAGGCAAATCCCCAAACCCCACAAAAGGAGATGACAAATGA
- a CDS encoding SRPBCC family protein, whose product MTELVTLDAYGTLIEPTTLKIQRFLPAAMERVWEYLTDSDLRRRWLAAGEMEMTAGAPFEFVWRNDELTNPPGERPSGFADEHRMQSRIIELDPPRKLVIAWGANGDGEVSFELEPRGSGVLLTLTHRRLPDRGIMLKVAAGWHMHLDILVARAADTETEPFWDGWSRLHGEYEERLPA is encoded by the coding sequence ATGACGGAACTCGTAACCCTGGATGCCTATGGCACGTTGATCGAGCCGACGACTTTGAAGATCCAGCGCTTTCTGCCTGCCGCCATGGAGCGCGTTTGGGAGTATCTTACCGACAGCGATCTGCGCCGCCGATGGTTGGCGGCAGGTGAAATGGAGATGACGGCCGGGGCACCCTTCGAGTTCGTCTGGCGAAACGACGAGCTCACAAACCCACCGGGGGAGCGGCCGTCAGGCTTCGCGGACGAGCACCGGATGCAGAGCCGGATCATCGAACTCGATCCGCCACGCAAACTCGTCATCGCCTGGGGTGCCAACGGTGACGGTGAAGTCTCTTTCGAACTCGAGCCGCGCGGCTCGGGCGTGCTGCTTACTCTCACCCATCGCCGCCTGCCCGATCGAGGCATCATGCTGAAGGTCGCAGCTGGTTGGCACATGCATCTCGACATTCTCGTCGCGCGCGCCGCGGATACCGAGACGGAACCATTCTGGGACGGCTGGAGCCGCCTGCACGGCGAATACGAGGAACGGCTGCCGGCATGA
- a CDS encoding tripartite tricarboxylate transporter TctB family protein, whose product METHTNRRPGEIVFNAALFGFSLFMFWQAYQISGFSALSSAGAFPMAMSAIMIIASAVVLVRSLRLASPGEGWSGFRREVLPPAVVVFCLFILAYSITLKSLGFLLASFLFLLVSIWYLERGRLGRTLLLAIVSIVGVYVIFRLVFQVVLPEGIIPERAILAAIGDFFAGSK is encoded by the coding sequence ATGGAAACGCATACAAACAGGCGCCCGGGCGAAATCGTCTTCAACGCCGCCCTGTTCGGCTTCAGCCTGTTCATGTTCTGGCAGGCCTATCAAATCTCCGGTTTCTCGGCCCTGAGTTCCGCCGGAGCCTTTCCGATGGCAATGAGCGCCATCATGATCATCGCTTCGGCCGTCGTTCTTGTCCGCTCGTTGAGGCTCGCCTCTCCCGGGGAAGGCTGGAGCGGCTTCCGGAGGGAAGTCCTGCCGCCGGCGGTCGTGGTCTTCTGTCTCTTCATCCTGGCCTATTCGATCACGCTCAAGTCCTTGGGCTTTCTCCTGGCTTCCTTCCTGTTTCTGCTGGTTTCGATCTGGTACCTGGAGCGCGGCCGGCTCGGCAGGACGCTTCTATTGGCCATCGTCTCGATCGTTGGCGTCTATGTCATCTTCCGCCTGGTCTTTCAGGTGGTGCTGCCGGAAGGCATCATTCCCGAACGCGCGATCCTCGCGGCAATCGGTGACTTCTTTGCGGGGAGCAAATAA
- a CDS encoding tripartite tricarboxylate transporter permease, with protein sequence MDALSYLFASWLQPELLALTAVGTAAGIYIGAIPGLSVTMAVSILISFTFGWEVNHALALMNGIFMGGVYGGSRTAILLNIPGAPAAIATALDGYPMAKKGEAGNAIGLSTVMSFFGGFVGIFVLAVAAPVVSEFAILFQPRDYMLLAVMGILLVGSLSGESLAKGIFAGALGMLLGTVGLDPMTAEQRFTFGSVELMNGISPVALMIGLFGVSEALLQLHNLHLAAVKQKVDKIIPSFSDLKKYLPLSLQTSAIGVVIGALPGTGGDIAALMAYDHAKRVTKDPEVPFGQGAKEGLVGPESANNAAVGGAYIPMLTLGIPGDAVTAVIIGALFIHGLNPGPLLLIEKPDMFWFTVGNLTLANIFLLVFGLTGIKIFTKIIECPKGVLFPLILLLSVVGAYSINNSLSDVWWMLGFGVLGYFMKLYGYQVGPVVLGIILSRLMDDNWRRAIISEQESLPAFFYGMITSPLSAVLFLAIVLILLSQTPVWKAIKMHASPRLGRG encoded by the coding sequence ATGGACGCGCTCTCCTATCTCTTCGCCTCCTGGCTGCAGCCGGAATTGCTGGCGCTGACGGCCGTCGGCACCGCCGCCGGCATCTATATCGGTGCCATTCCGGGGCTGTCCGTCACCATGGCGGTCTCCATCCTGATCTCCTTCACCTTCGGCTGGGAGGTCAATCACGCGCTTGCGCTGATGAACGGCATCTTCATGGGCGGCGTCTACGGCGGGTCGCGCACCGCCATCCTGCTCAACATACCGGGTGCGCCCGCGGCGATCGCCACTGCGCTCGACGGTTACCCGATGGCAAAGAAGGGCGAGGCCGGAAACGCGATCGGCCTTTCCACGGTTATGTCATTCTTCGGCGGCTTCGTCGGCATCTTCGTGCTGGCGGTGGCCGCTCCCGTCGTCAGCGAATTCGCGATCCTGTTCCAGCCGCGCGACTACATGCTGCTCGCTGTCATGGGTATCCTGCTCGTCGGCTCCCTGTCGGGCGAGAGCCTCGCCAAGGGTATTTTCGCCGGCGCGCTCGGCATGCTGCTCGGCACGGTCGGCCTCGATCCGATGACCGCGGAACAGCGCTTCACCTTCGGTTCGGTCGAACTGATGAACGGCATCTCCCCGGTCGCGCTGATGATCGGCCTCTTTGGCGTGTCCGAGGCGCTGCTGCAGCTCCACAACCTGCACCTGGCCGCGGTCAAGCAGAAGGTGGACAAGATCATTCCGTCCTTCTCCGACCTCAAGAAATACCTGCCGCTCAGCCTGCAGACCTCCGCGATCGGCGTTGTTATCGGCGCCCTGCCGGGCACGGGCGGCGATATCGCAGCGCTGATGGCCTACGATCACGCCAAGCGGGTGACCAAGGATCCCGAAGTGCCCTTCGGACAGGGGGCAAAGGAAGGCCTCGTCGGCCCTGAATCGGCCAACAACGCGGCCGTCGGCGGCGCCTATATCCCAATGCTGACGCTTGGCATTCCAGGGGACGCGGTGACCGCCGTCATCATTGGTGCGCTCTTCATCCACGGCCTCAATCCCGGTCCGCTGCTGCTCATCGAAAAGCCGGACATGTTCTGGTTCACGGTCGGCAATCTGACGCTCGCCAACATCTTTCTGCTGGTTTTCGGCCTGACGGGCATCAAGATCTTCACGAAGATCATCGAGTGCCCGAAGGGTGTGCTCTTCCCGCTCATCCTGCTCTTGAGCGTGGTCGGAGCCTATTCGATCAACAACTCGCTGTCGGATGTCTGGTGGATGCTCGGCTTCGGGGTGCTCGGCTATTTCATGAAGCTCTATGGCTATCAGGTCGGCCCCGTCGTGCTCGGCATCATCCTGAGCCGCCTCATGGACGACAATTGGCGGCGCGCCATCATCTCGGAACAGGAAAGCCTGCCGGCCTTCTTTTACGGCATGATCACGAGCCCGCTTTCTGCGGTCCTGTTCCTCGCCATCGTCCTCATCCTCCTCAGCCAAACGCCCGTGTGGAAGGCGATCAAGATGCATGCGTCTCCACGCCTCGGCAGGGGTTGA
- a CDS encoding dihydrolipoamide acetyltransferase family protein — protein sequence MGQFIDVSAPLEQEGTKAVVRNWLKKLGESVNSGDPLVELETDKVTQEVAAPADGVLAEILMENGDSATPGAILGRIKGAEPRSKQTGFSATAASETSSGTEDEPHFSPAVRHAAEAYGIDPTTIAGTGRDGRVTRADMDRAFAARSAPRTPEPASTGGTDTPSSHRVAHSDMRRAIAAHVQQSTATAPHVTAVFEADFSAVIRHRNEHKARFAAEGANLSYTAYIVSACVDAMRAVPEVNSRWRDDGLEIFEDMNIGIATALGERGLIVPVIHHAQHLSLSEIAGKLQDLTARARANALEPADVRGGTFTISNHGVSGSLLAAPVIINQPQSAILGVGKLEKRVVVREVDGVDTIQIRPMAYVSLTIDHRSLDAHQTNSWLTQFVQALEGWSR from the coding sequence ATGGGGCAGTTCATTGACGTCAGCGCCCCTCTCGAGCAGGAAGGCACGAAAGCGGTCGTGCGCAACTGGCTCAAGAAGCTCGGCGAGAGCGTGAACTCGGGCGATCCGCTGGTCGAACTCGAAACAGACAAGGTGACCCAGGAAGTCGCCGCTCCGGCCGACGGTGTATTGGCGGAAATCCTGATGGAGAACGGCGACAGCGCCACCCCGGGCGCCATCCTCGGCCGCATCAAGGGTGCCGAGCCGCGATCAAAGCAGACTGGATTCTCCGCAACGGCCGCAAGCGAAACATCGTCCGGGACCGAAGACGAGCCGCATTTCTCACCCGCCGTACGCCATGCGGCGGAGGCATATGGCATCGATCCGACGACTATTGCCGGCACGGGCCGGGACGGTCGCGTCACCCGGGCGGACATGGACAGGGCCTTTGCGGCAAGATCGGCGCCCCGCACGCCAGAGCCCGCCTCGACTGGCGGCACGGACACGCCGTCTTCGCATCGCGTTGCGCACAGCGATATGCGCAGGGCGATCGCCGCCCATGTGCAGCAGTCCACGGCGACCGCGCCACATGTGACGGCTGTCTTCGAGGCCGACTTTTCGGCAGTCATACGCCACCGAAACGAGCACAAGGCGAGGTTCGCGGCCGAGGGCGCCAATCTATCCTACACCGCCTATATCGTTTCCGCCTGCGTGGACGCCATGCGAGCGGTCCCGGAGGTCAACAGTCGCTGGCGTGACGATGGGCTCGAAATCTTCGAAGACATGAATATCGGCATCGCCACCGCTCTCGGCGAGCGAGGCCTGATCGTCCCGGTGATCCACCACGCGCAGCATCTCTCTCTTTCCGAGATTGCCGGCAAGCTGCAGGATCTGACCGCGCGCGCTCGCGCCAACGCGCTTGAACCCGCCGACGTGAGAGGCGGCACCTTCACCATCTCAAACCATGGCGTCTCCGGTTCACTGCTGGCGGCCCCGGTCATCATCAATCAGCCCCAATCCGCGATCCTCGGCGTCGGAAAGTTGGAAAAACGCGTGGTCGTTCGTGAGGTCGACGGCGTCGACACCATCCAGATCCGGCCGATGGCCTACGTATCGCTGACCATAGATCACCGTTCGCTCGACGCGCACCAAACCAATTCCTGGCTGACGCAATTCGTTCAAGCGCTCGAAGGCTGGTCCCGCTGA
- a CDS encoding alpha-ketoacid dehydrogenase subunit alpha/beta gives MGQAALKPDRRNAPDESIDWKRVVHLMLLSRELDEMEETRLVPEKKILYQFSARGHDLAQVLLGLNLTERHDAACGYYRSRPLLLSLGVDPADALGSAMARGGGYSDGRDIGVVFNYPNPHGASALPMCGGVGSQYTPTAGWAQAITYFSKHLKDRNYDRAIAVVLGGDGSVASNGFWSALTVATTQELPMLFYIEDNDFGISVPGSFQTPDGNIAANLAAWKNLTVIDGDGCNPEEAARLTKGAVELIRDERMPVLLHLKVPRLEGHSFQDTQTYKSEELVKSEWARDPLPRLKDYLVPAVVSEEEWNEAAKSAKAAAEQALVEAESRPVADPETVTRNVFFEGPMQAMGGQHCAGYEPPETTDTPESGGQRINMATAIRHTLDREMSINERVVLFGEDIGAKGGVHGVTLGLQEKYGDARIFDTSLSEEGIVGRAVGMALAGLVPVPEIQFRKYAEPAIEQINDCGTMRWRTNNRFAAPIVLRMPGGFFKCGDPWHSQTNEVAFVHQPGWRVAVPSNAEDAVGLLRTALRGNDPVIFFEHRAMLDHPWARRPYPGDAFALPFGKAKFTRQGKDITVVCWGAMVPRCEEAADGLSADVIDLRTLMPWDKEAVLSSVRRTRRCLIVHEDLGTAGFGAEIAATVADEAFIDLDAPVSRLTMPDIPSPHNPVLLDWAVPSTERIRQKITDLLEY, from the coding sequence ATGGGCCAGGCAGCGCTGAAACCCGATCGACGGAACGCACCGGACGAGAGCATAGACTGGAAACGGGTCGTTCATCTGATGCTCCTCTCACGCGAGCTCGACGAGATGGAGGAAACGCGGCTCGTCCCGGAAAAGAAGATTCTCTATCAGTTTTCCGCCCGCGGCCACGACTTGGCGCAGGTCCTCTTAGGCTTGAACCTGACGGAACGGCACGACGCGGCCTGCGGATATTATCGCTCACGGCCGCTGCTTCTGTCATTGGGCGTAGATCCCGCCGACGCACTCGGTTCGGCCATGGCGCGCGGGGGGGGCTATTCCGACGGCCGAGACATCGGCGTCGTCTTCAACTACCCAAACCCCCACGGCGCCTCGGCTCTGCCGATGTGCGGCGGCGTCGGCTCTCAGTACACGCCGACGGCCGGATGGGCGCAGGCGATCACCTATTTCAGCAAGCATCTCAAGGATCGCAACTATGATCGCGCCATTGCCGTCGTCCTCGGCGGCGACGGCTCGGTCGCTTCCAACGGCTTCTGGTCGGCGCTGACCGTCGCCACCACGCAGGAGCTGCCGATGCTCTTCTATATTGAGGACAACGACTTCGGCATCTCGGTGCCCGGTTCTTTCCAGACGCCCGACGGCAACATTGCCGCCAATCTCGCCGCCTGGAAGAACCTGACGGTCATCGACGGCGATGGCTGCAATCCGGAGGAGGCAGCGCGGCTCACCAAGGGAGCCGTGGAACTGATACGCGACGAGCGCATGCCTGTCCTGTTGCACCTCAAGGTGCCTCGCCTCGAGGGGCACAGCTTTCAGGACACGCAGACCTACAAGAGTGAAGAGCTTGTCAAAAGCGAGTGGGCGCGCGACCCGCTGCCGAGGTTGAAGGATTACCTCGTTCCGGCAGTCGTGAGCGAGGAGGAATGGAACGAGGCTGCGAAGAGTGCAAAGGCGGCTGCCGAGCAGGCGCTGGTCGAGGCCGAGTCCCGGCCGGTTGCGGACCCCGAAACCGTCACCCGCAACGTCTTCTTCGAAGGCCCTATGCAGGCCATGGGCGGGCAGCATTGCGCAGGCTATGAGCCCCCGGAGACGACCGACACGCCCGAGAGTGGCGGTCAGCGGATCAACATGGCGACGGCGATCCGGCATACTCTAGACCGCGAGATGTCAATCAACGAACGGGTCGTGCTGTTTGGTGAGGACATCGGCGCGAAAGGCGGTGTTCATGGCGTCACCCTCGGGTTGCAGGAAAAATATGGAGACGCCCGCATTTTCGACACTTCGCTTTCCGAAGAGGGTATCGTCGGCCGTGCGGTCGGCATGGCCCTTGCCGGCCTTGTCCCCGTCCCCGAGATCCAGTTCCGCAAATATGCAGAGCCAGCCATCGAACAGATCAATGATTGCGGCACCATGCGCTGGCGGACGAACAATCGCTTTGCCGCGCCGATCGTGCTCCGTATGCCCGGCGGCTTTTTCAAATGCGGTGACCCCTGGCACAGCCAGACGAATGAAGTCGCCTTCGTGCATCAGCCCGGCTGGAGGGTCGCGGTGCCGTCCAATGCAGAGGATGCGGTCGGGCTCCTGCGCACCGCGCTACGCGGCAATGATCCGGTGATCTTCTTCGAGCACCGGGCAATGCTCGACCACCCCTGGGCGCGACGTCCCTATCCCGGCGATGCCTTCGCGCTGCCGTTCGGCAAGGCGAAGTTCACACGGCAAGGTAAGGACATTACCGTCGTCTGCTGGGGCGCGATGGTGCCGCGCTGCGAGGAGGCTGCGGATGGGCTGTCCGCCGACGTGATCGATCTCAGGACGCTGATGCCCTGGGATAAGGAGGCTGTCCTTTCTTCCGTGCGGCGCACTCGTCGTTGTCTGATCGTGCATGAGGACCTGGGGACGGCAGGCTTCGGCGCGGAAATCGCCGCCACGGTTGCGGACGAAGCCTTCATCGATCTCGACGCCCCGGTCTCCCGCCTGACCATGCCGGACATTCCGAGCCCCCATAATCCGGTTCTGCTCGATTGGGCGGTGCCCTCCACCGAGCGCATCCGCCAGAAAATCACAGACCTTCTGGAGTATTGA
- a CDS encoding OsmC family protein, translating to MKARVKWIEDRTFVGQSESGHNVVLGTAFGSEGQKPGPSPMELVLIGTGGCSAYDVVHILEKGREAIEDCIVEIDADRAEQEPKVFTRIHMHFVVKGRNLARHKVERAIGLSLEKYCSASAMIAKTAAITHDFEVVDTADTAAT from the coding sequence ATGAAGGCGCGCGTCAAATGGATTGAGGATCGAACGTTCGTCGGTCAGTCCGAGAGCGGGCACAATGTCGTGCTTGGTACGGCCTTTGGGTCCGAGGGGCAGAAGCCGGGGCCGAGTCCGATGGAATTGGTGCTGATCGGCACCGGAGGCTGCTCGGCCTATGATGTGGTCCACATCCTCGAAAAGGGTCGCGAGGCGATCGAGGATTGCATCGTCGAGATCGACGCGGATCGGGCAGAGCAGGAGCCGAAGGTCTTCACCCGCATCCATATGCATTTCGTGGTCAAGGGACGAAATCTGGCGAGGCACAAGGTCGAGCGAGCCATTGGCTTGTCGCTCGAGAAATATTGCTCGGCTTCGGCGATGATCGCCAAGACGGCCGCGATCACCCACGATTTCGAGGTCGTCGATACAGCCGATACGGCGGCCACCTGA
- a CDS encoding Bug family tripartite tricarboxylate transporter substrate binding protein, with protein MLGKLMGAVAALALFVGSASAADYPEQDIQGIIQWGAGGSTDLVMRSVAPHAEKVLGRSIVMTNKTGGVGAIATQFVASQPSDGYTLLMSAENPQLYKVMGLSNLDYADFYPVNVLARGVPVLVANNDAPFNTIKELVDYVQANPGKVKMGSTGPGGLPSVVGGMLSTQLDFKVTAVPFDGDGPALTAMQGGAVDFMPAVLGAAAEHVKAGRIKILGIFDLEANPVLPDAKPIVADYPEFKKLLPWGPFFGVFVKRDTPDEIKAKLVEAFKTGAEAEEFQKLLSDRGYVSLNISGDEADAFLKKWQSTTAWVVHDAGIAKKSPEEFGIAKP; from the coding sequence AATTGATGGGGGCGGTCGCCGCCCTTGCGCTTTTCGTCGGCTCGGCATCAGCCGCCGACTATCCCGAACAGGACATCCAGGGCATCATCCAATGGGGTGCGGGCGGCAGTACCGATCTCGTGATGCGCTCGGTTGCACCGCATGCCGAAAAAGTGCTCGGCCGCAGCATCGTTATGACCAACAAGACCGGCGGCGTCGGGGCAATCGCCACCCAGTTCGTCGCGAGCCAGCCCTCCGACGGCTATACGCTTCTGATGAGCGCGGAGAACCCCCAGCTTTACAAGGTGATGGGGCTGTCCAATCTGGATTACGCCGACTTCTATCCGGTGAACGTCCTCGCCCGCGGTGTTCCGGTGCTCGTCGCCAACAACGACGCGCCCTTCAACACGATCAAGGAACTGGTCGACTACGTGCAAGCCAATCCCGGCAAGGTGAAGATGGGCTCGACCGGTCCCGGCGGCCTTCCCTCCGTCGTGGGTGGCATGCTGTCGACCCAGCTCGACTTCAAGGTCACGGCGGTTCCCTTTGACGGAGACGGCCCGGCCCTGACGGCCATGCAGGGCGGGGCGGTCGACTTCATGCCTGCCGTGCTCGGCGCCGCCGCCGAACACGTGAAGGCCGGTCGCATCAAGATCCTCGGCATCTTCGATCTCGAGGCAAACCCGGTGCTGCCCGATGCCAAGCCGATCGTTGCCGACTATCCTGAGTTCAAGAAGCTCCTTCCCTGGGGACCGTTCTTCGGCGTCTTCGTCAAGCGCGATACGCCGGACGAGATCAAGGCGAAGCTGGTCGAGGCTTTCAAAACCGGAGCGGAGGCCGAGGAATTCCAGAAGCTTCTCAGCGACCGCGGCTATGTCTCGCTCAATATCTCGGGCGACGAAGCGGACGCTTTCCTGAAGAAGTGGCAGTCGACGACCGCATGGGTGGTCCATGATGCCGGCATCGCGAAGAAATCTCCGGAAGAATTCGGCATCGCCAAGCCCTGA
- a CDS encoding bifunctional sugar phosphate isomerase/epimerase/4-hydroxyphenylpyruvate dioxygenase family protein, producing the protein MKTSIATVSISGTLQEKLAAVSAAGFDGVEIFENDFLTHDGSPTEVGKMVRDHGLEVTLFQPFRDFEGMPEPHRSRAFDRAERKFDVMQELGTDLMLVCSNVSPLAIGGIDRAAEDLRELGERAARRGLRVGYEALAWGRHISDHRDAWEIVRRANHPNIGLILDSFHSFARKIDVNSIRSIPGDKIFIVQLADAPLIDMDLLYWSRHFRNMPGEGDLPVTDFMRAVVATGYAGAISLEIFNDQFRGGSAKAIAEDGHRSLIYLMDQVKRAESDTKVAVPVMPDRANVLGVEFIEFATDDDEVAELGAVLATMGFIPVARRRDKAVTLWRQASRKGGINIVVNSEQEGFAHSAFLVHGTCAYAMGLKVDDAATTVERAKALGAEPFEQRRWPADVAMPAIRGVGGGLIYFVDDIGETARIWEAEFEPLSEGASPAGAGLVAIDHVAQTMKAEEMLSWLLFYTAIFKTTKLPMVDIVDPSGLVRSQVVENEQGSLRLTMNGAENRNTFAGHFIAESFGPGIQHLAFATMDIFATAAALKQTGFRPLAISRNYYDDIEARFGLDPDFTDRLRSENILYDRDDKGEFFQLYGPTFGEGFFFEIVERRGGYRGYGAGNAPFRIAAQKRSIRPTGMPLIG; encoded by the coding sequence ATGAAAACCTCGATCGCCACCGTCTCCATCAGCGGCACGCTTCAGGAAAAACTCGCAGCGGTCTCTGCGGCAGGCTTCGACGGTGTCGAGATCTTCGAGAATGATTTTCTGACCCATGACGGATCGCCGACCGAGGTCGGGAAAATGGTCCGCGATCACGGGCTGGAGGTCACACTGTTCCAGCCCTTCCGCGATTTCGAAGGCATGCCTGAGCCGCACCGCTCCCGCGCATTCGACCGGGCTGAACGCAAGTTCGATGTGATGCAGGAGCTCGGCACGGACCTGATGCTGGTGTGCTCCAATGTCTCGCCGCTTGCGATCGGCGGCATCGACCGGGCGGCCGAAGACCTGCGCGAGCTCGGCGAGCGGGCGGCACGGCGCGGGCTGCGCGTCGGCTATGAGGCGCTGGCCTGGGGGCGCCATATCAGCGACCACCGCGATGCCTGGGAGATCGTGCGCCGGGCGAACCACCCGAATATCGGGCTGATCCTCGACAGCTTCCATAGCTTTGCCCGCAAGATCGACGTCAATTCGATCCGCTCCATCCCCGGCGACAAGATCTTCATCGTTCAGCTTGCGGATGCACCGCTGATCGATATGGATCTGCTCTACTGGAGCCGCCATTTCCGCAACATGCCGGGGGAGGGCGATCTTCCCGTCACAGACTTCATGCGGGCTGTCGTCGCCACCGGTTATGCCGGTGCCATCTCCCTCGAAATCTTCAATGACCAGTTCCGTGGCGGGTCCGCCAAGGCGATCGCCGAGGACGGGCATCGCTCGCTCATCTATCTCATGGATCAGGTCAAACGGGCCGAATCGGATACAAAGGTGGCAGTGCCGGTTATGCCGGACCGGGCAAATGTCCTCGGCGTAGAGTTCATCGAGTTTGCAACCGATGACGACGAGGTGGCAGAACTCGGCGCCGTGCTCGCCACGATGGGCTTTATCCCGGTAGCCCGGCGCCGAGACAAGGCAGTGACGCTCTGGCGGCAGGCGTCGCGGAAGGGTGGCATCAACATCGTCGTCAATTCGGAGCAGGAGGGCTTCGCCCATTCCGCCTTTCTCGTCCACGGCACCTGTGCCTATGCGATGGGCTTGAAGGTGGACGATGCGGCGACGACAGTCGAGCGCGCCAAGGCGCTCGGTGCGGAACCCTTCGAGCAGCGGCGCTGGCCGGCGGATGTCGCCATGCCGGCCATACGCGGCGTCGGCGGAGGCCTCATCTATTTCGTCGATGACATCGGCGAGACTGCGCGCATCTGGGAGGCCGAATTCGAGCCGCTATCCGAAGGCGCTTCCCCGGCGGGAGCCGGACTCGTCGCCATCGACCACGTGGCGCAGACGATGAAGGCCGAAGAGATGCTTTCGTGGCTGCTCTTCTACACCGCCATCTTCAAGACCACGAAGTTACCGATGGTCGATATTGTCGATCCATCAGGCCTGGTCCGCAGCCAGGTCGTCGAAAACGAGCAGGGCTCGTTGCGTCTGACGATGAACGGCGCCGAAAACCGCAACACTTTCGCGGGGCATTTCATTGCCGAGAGCTTTGGGCCCGGCATTCAGCATCTCGCATTCGCCACGATGGACATTTTCGCAACCGCCGCAGCGCTTAAGCAGACGGGCTTCCGGCCATTGGCTATTTCGCGCAATTATTATGACGATATAGAAGCGCGCTTTGGTCTCGATCCCGACTTCACGGATCGTCTGCGCTCGGAGAACATTCTCTACGACCGCGACGACAAGGGCGAGTTCTTCCAGCTCTATGGACCGACCTTCGGGGAAGGCTTCTTCTTCGAGATCGTCGAGCGTCGCGGCGGGTACCGCGGCTATGGCGCCGGCAATGCGCCGTTCCGCATTGCCGCGCAAAAGCGCTCGATCCGACCCACGGGCATGCCGCTCATCGGTTAA
- a CDS encoding shikimate dehydrogenase family protein, translating into MSDATIRLGLIGDNIARSQSPRLHVAAGRLCGLDVNYERLIPADRGEDFETVFGRCLTEGFRGINITYPYKERVVPLLQVPDPAIAAIGACNTVVFDRVPPSGYNTDYTGFVSAFRAAFPGAEPGMVAMAGAGGVGKAVAFGLAALDCKRLLIFDRDRAKAEALASSLAAAAFDVSVEIVPSIEEAVVAADGLVNCTPLGMLGYPGSAIPSALIGRQRWAFDAVYTPVETEFLCDARAAGLSFISGYELFFHQGVDAFRYFSGMEVDAAALRAVLAEPESEARISA; encoded by the coding sequence ATGTCGGACGCAACCATTCGCCTCGGTCTCATCGGCGACAATATCGCCCGATCGCAGTCGCCGCGGCTGCATGTTGCGGCCGGCAGGCTCTGCGGACTCGACGTGAACTATGAACGGCTGATCCCCGCCGATCGCGGCGAGGATTTCGAGACGGTCTTCGGCCGCTGCCTCACCGAAGGCTTCCGGGGGATCAATATCACCTATCCCTACAAGGAACGTGTGGTTCCGCTGTTGCAAGTGCCCGATCCGGCGATCGCGGCGATCGGTGCCTGCAATACCGTGGTCTTCGACAGGGTTCCGCCTTCGGGCTACAACACCGACTATACCGGCTTCGTGAGCGCCTTCCGGGCAGCCTTTCCGGGAGCCGAACCCGGCATGGTCGCCATGGCCGGAGCCGGCGGTGTCGGCAAGGCGGTCGCCTTCGGGCTTGCGGCGCTCGACTGTAAGCGCCTGCTGATCTTCGATCGCGATCGGGCGAAGGCAGAGGCGCTCGCCTCCTCGCTCGCGGCAGCGGCTTTCGATGTGTCGGTCGAGATCGTCCCGTCGATCGAGGAGGCGGTAGTCGCGGCCGACGGTCTCGTCAACTGTACGCCACTCGGCATGCTCGGCTATCCGGGAAGCGCCATCCCGAGCGCCCTGATCGGGCGACAGCGCTGGGCGTTCGACGCCGTCTACACGCCGGTCGAGACGGAGTTTCTTTGCGATGCACGCGCAGCGGGCCTTTCATTCATCAGCGGTTACGAACTCTTCTTTCACCAGGGCGTCGATGCCTTTCGCTATTTCAGCGGAATGGAAGTCGACGCCGCGGCTCTGCGCGCTGTTCTGGCCGAGCCCGAATCGGAAGCGAGGATATCGGCATGA